The Lacrimispora xylanolytica genome has a segment encoding these proteins:
- a CDS encoding ROK family protein: protein MKYLAIDNGGTFIKYAVMDESGNILEKGKEPTPDHKKTAEDYFHVLDQIVLPRKQEIEGIAFSTPGQVDVLTGFLHTAGGLVYLMGLNLCEEIEKRYHLPSSVDNDAKCAAMAEQWNGSLKGVKNGAVIVLGTGVGMGIIIDGKLYRGTNYTAGEISFLNLYIDKPKHSDSYMAVNGSSLALGRTYAKETGIDPSEIDGHRMFELINEGDETACRVLRNYVQKLAGSIYNFQTLLDLEIFAIGGGISQQPVLLEEIKKEIDYLFEAHPSSSYGMAVKKPKITACQYYNDSNLRGALYHFLNRK from the coding sequence ATGAAATACTTGGCAATTGACAACGGAGGAACTTTTATCAAGTATGCTGTAATGGATGAGTCCGGCAATATTTTGGAGAAAGGCAAAGAGCCTACCCCGGACCATAAAAAAACAGCAGAAGATTACTTTCATGTCTTAGATCAGATTGTTCTGCCCAGAAAACAGGAGATAGAAGGGATTGCGTTCAGCACGCCCGGACAGGTAGATGTTTTAACGGGCTTTTTGCATACCGCAGGCGGTCTTGTATACCTTATGGGCCTTAACCTGTGTGAGGAAATAGAGAAACGATACCATCTGCCCTCTTCCGTAGACAATGACGCAAAATGCGCTGCCATGGCAGAGCAATGGAATGGAAGCCTTAAGGGTGTAAAGAACGGAGCGGTTATTGTTCTTGGAACCGGTGTTGGAATGGGCATTATCATTGATGGCAAGCTATACCGGGGTACTAATTATACGGCTGGAGAAATCAGCTTTTTGAACCTGTATATCGATAAGCCAAAGCATTCAGACAGCTATATGGCGGTAAACGGTTCTTCTCTGGCTTTGGGACGTACCTATGCCAAAGAGACAGGGATTGACCCATCTGAGATTGACGGACACAGAATGTTTGAATTGATCAATGAAGGAGATGAGACAGCCTGCCGGGTCCTTCGTAATTATGTGCAAAAGCTTGCAGGGAGCATCTATAATTTCCAGACACTTTTGGATCTGGAGATCTTCGCCATAGGCGGAGGCATCAGCCAGCAGCCAGTCTTATTAGAAGAGATAAAAAAAGAGATTGATTACCTGTTTGAAGCCCACCCAAGTTCATCCTATGGAATGGCGGTAAAAAAGCCTAAAATCACAGCATGTCAGTATTATAACGACTCCAATTTAAGAGGAGCGCTCTATCATTTTCTTAACAGGAAATAA
- a CDS encoding nicotinate phosphoribosyltransferase, giving the protein MSQRNLTLLTDLYELTMMQGYFKEKDANETVIFDAFYRSNPSGNGYAICAGLEQVIEYINELSFNQEDLDYLKSTGLFEDDFLEYLRHFKFSGDIYAIPEGTVVFPREPLIKVIAPIMEAQLIETALLTIINHQSLIATKTARVVYAADGDGVMEFGLRRAQGPDAGIYGARAAMIAGCVGTSNVLAGKMFNVPIRGTHAHSWIMSFPDELTAFRNYARLYPTSCILLVDTYDTLKSGVPNAIQVFKEMKEAGIPLKNYGIRLDSGDLAYLSKKAKRMLHEAGFSDAIISASNDLDETLINSLKIQGATINSWGVGTNLITSKDCPSFGGVYKLAAILDRKTGEFVPKIKLSENAEKITNPGNKVIKRIYSKETGKIIADLICLDGETIKESHSLLLFDPIETWKKTHLAPETYTIRDLMVQVFKKGECIYHSPAVMDIQTYCTKELNTLWEESRRLVNPHEVHVDLSKKLWEMKNELLDSYHFTNS; this is encoded by the coding sequence ATGAGCCAGCGAAATTTGACTTTATTAACAGATCTCTATGAATTAACCATGATGCAAGGGTATTTTAAAGAAAAGGACGCCAACGAGACTGTCATATTTGATGCTTTCTACCGCAGTAATCCAAGCGGTAACGGATATGCTATCTGCGCTGGCTTAGAGCAGGTCATTGAATATATAAACGAGCTAAGCTTTAACCAGGAGGATCTTGATTACTTAAAATCAACCGGACTCTTTGAAGATGACTTTCTTGAATACCTTCGCCATTTTAAATTTTCCGGCGATATTTATGCCATTCCGGAAGGAACCGTAGTATTCCCAAGAGAGCCACTTATTAAAGTGATTGCTCCCATTATGGAAGCGCAGCTGATTGAAACAGCTCTCTTAACCATCATCAATCACCAGAGTCTGATAGCAACGAAAACCGCCAGAGTGGTTTATGCTGCCGACGGGGATGGGGTCATGGAATTTGGTCTTCGCCGTGCCCAGGGCCCGGATGCCGGAATCTATGGGGCCAGGGCTGCCATGATCGCAGGCTGTGTGGGAACCTCCAATGTATTGGCAGGAAAGATGTTCAACGTTCCCATTCGGGGAACCCACGCACATAGCTGGATCATGAGCTTCCCTGATGAGCTGACTGCATTCCGTAACTATGCAAGGCTATATCCTACCTCCTGTATTCTTCTGGTCGATACTTATGATACATTAAAATCCGGTGTTCCAAATGCCATCCAGGTGTTTAAGGAAATGAAGGAGGCCGGAATTCCACTTAAGAATTATGGAATCCGGCTGGACAGTGGAGATTTGGCTTACCTTTCTAAGAAGGCAAAGCGAATGCTTCATGAAGCAGGCTTTTCCGATGCCATTATTTCTGCTTCCAATGATCTCGATGAGACCCTCATTAACAGCTTAAAGATTCAGGGAGCCACCATCAATTCCTGGGGCGTTGGAACCAATTTAATTACTTCCAAGGACTGCCCTTCCTTCGGAGGCGTATATAAGCTGGCTGCCATCCTTGACCGAAAGACAGGGGAATTTGTACCTAAAATCAAGCTATCAGAAAATGCGGAGAAAATAACCAATCCAGGAAATAAGGTCATTAAGCGTATTTACAGCAAGGAAACCGGAAAAATCATTGCTGATTTGATCTGCCTGGACGGAGAGACCATTAAAGAAAGCCATTCCCTTTTACTTTTTGATCCCATTGAGACATGGAAGAAGACCCATCTGGCGCCTGAGACCTATACCATACGTGATCTTATGGTTCAGGTATTTAAAAAAGGAGAATGTATCTACCACTCTCCTGCTGTTATGGATATTCAGACTTACTGTACCAAGGAGCTTAACACCCTTTGGGAAGAGTCGAGACGTCTTGTAAACCCTCACGAAGTCCATGTGGATTTATCAAAGAAGCTTTGGGAGATGAAAAATGAACTGCTGGACAGCTATCATTTTACAAACTCCTGA
- the ileS gene encoding isoleucine--tRNA ligase: MYRKVPTDLNFVAREKEVEKFWEDREIFKKSMENRKEAETYTFYDGPPTANGKPHIGHVLTRVIKDMIPRYRTMKGYDVPRKAGWDTHGLPVELEVEKHLGLDGKEQIEEYGLEPFIKYCKESVWKYKGMWEDFSKTVGFWADMDDPYVTYENNFIESEWWALKQIWEKGLLYKGFKIVPYCPRCGTPLSSHEVAQGYKDVKERSAIVRFKVKGEDAYILAWTTTPWTLPSNVGLCVNPNETYVKVKSGEYTYYMAEALCEKVLEEGYSILETFVGKDLEYKEYEPLFDFVNPDKKAFFVTCDTYVTLTDGTGVVHIAPAFGEDDNKVGRKYDLPFVQLVNAAGEMTKETKWAGVFCKKADPMILKDLEERGLLFSAPVFEHSYPHCWRCDTPLIYYARESWFIKMTAVKEDLIRNNNTINWIPESIGKGRFGDWLENVQDWGISRNRYWGTPLNVWECECGHQHAIGSIEELKKMSGNCPDEIELHRPYIDAVTISCPECGKEMKRVPEVIDCWFDSGSMPFAQHHYPFENKDLFEQQFPANFISEAVDQTRGWFYSLLAISTLIFNQAPYKNVIVLGHVQDENGQKMSKSKGNAVDPFDALETYGADAIRWYFYVNSAPWLPNRFHGKAVMEGQRKFMGTLWNTYAFFVLYANIDEFDPTKYSLDYEKLPVMDKWLLSKLNTLVKTVDTCLENYQIPESARALQEFVDDMSNWYVRRSRERFWAKGMEQDKINAYMTLYTALVTVSKIAAPLIPFMTEQIYQNLVCAVDKTAPESIHLCDYPVAEESFIDKQLEVDMDEVLKIVVMGRAARNTANIKNRQPIGQMFVKAPHSLPVFYQEIIEEELNVKKVVFTDDVRDFTSYSFKPQLKTVGPKYGKQLGSIKNALSEINGNEAMDTLNETGALTFTFDGTEVVLTKEDLLIDTAQTEGYVSEGDNTITVVLDTNLTPELLAEGFVRELISKIQTMRKEAGFEVMDHILVYSKDNEAIEGILKDNEEEVKSEVLADSIQFGTAAGYVKEWNINGENVTLGVEKIQ; this comes from the coding sequence ATGTACAGAAAAGTCCCTACAGACTTGAATTTCGTAGCGAGAGAAAAAGAGGTTGAAAAATTCTGGGAGGACCGTGAAATCTTTAAAAAGAGCATGGAGAACCGGAAAGAAGCGGAGACCTATACGTTTTACGACGGTCCCCCAACGGCCAATGGTAAGCCTCACATCGGGCATGTGTTAACCCGTGTTATTAAAGATATGATCCCAAGATACCGTACCATGAAAGGGTATGACGTACCACGTAAAGCAGGCTGGGATACTCACGGACTTCCGGTAGAGCTGGAAGTGGAGAAGCACCTTGGACTTGACGGTAAAGAGCAGATCGAGGAATATGGTCTGGAGCCATTTATTAAATATTGTAAGGAAAGCGTTTGGAAATACAAAGGGATGTGGGAGGATTTTTCAAAGACGGTTGGCTTTTGGGCCGATATGGATGACCCCTATGTTACCTATGAAAATAACTTTATAGAATCAGAATGGTGGGCATTAAAGCAGATCTGGGAAAAAGGTCTTCTTTATAAAGGCTTTAAAATCGTTCCCTACTGCCCGCGCTGTGGAACTCCTCTTTCCAGCCACGAGGTTGCTCAGGGCTATAAGGATGTAAAAGAACGCTCCGCAATCGTGCGTTTTAAGGTAAAAGGGGAAGATGCTTATATTTTAGCATGGACCACAACTCCTTGGACCCTTCCTTCCAATGTAGGTCTTTGTGTGAATCCAAACGAGACTTATGTAAAAGTAAAAAGCGGAGAATATACCTACTATATGGCAGAAGCTCTTTGCGAAAAGGTGTTAGAAGAAGGCTATTCTATCCTTGAGACCTTTGTGGGCAAGGATTTAGAGTATAAGGAATACGAGCCACTATTTGACTTTGTAAATCCTGATAAAAAAGCTTTCTTTGTTACCTGTGATACCTACGTAACTCTGACCGATGGTACCGGTGTGGTTCATATCGCTCCAGCCTTTGGTGAGGATGATAATAAGGTAGGGAGAAAATACGATCTTCCTTTTGTACAGCTGGTGAATGCAGCAGGAGAGATGACAAAGGAGACCAAGTGGGCCGGTGTGTTCTGTAAAAAGGCAGATCCAATGATTTTAAAGGATTTAGAAGAAAGGGGACTCCTGTTCTCGGCTCCAGTCTTTGAACATAGCTATCCACATTGCTGGAGATGCGACACTCCTCTCATCTATTATGCAAGAGAATCCTGGTTTATCAAGATGACTGCTGTAAAAGAGGATTTAATCCGCAACAACAATACCATCAACTGGATTCCGGAAAGCATCGGCAAAGGACGTTTCGGCGACTGGCTGGAAAACGTTCAGGACTGGGGAATCAGCAGAAACCGTTATTGGGGAACTCCTCTTAATGTATGGGAATGTGAATGCGGCCATCAGCACGCCATTGGAAGCATTGAAGAATTAAAGAAGATGTCTGGTAATTGTCCGGATGAAATTGAGCTTCACCGCCCATATATTGATGCAGTGACCATCTCCTGTCCGGAATGTGGCAAAGAGATGAAGAGAGTCCCGGAAGTCATTGACTGCTGGTTCGATTCTGGTTCCATGCCATTTGCACAGCATCATTATCCATTTGAAAACAAGGACTTATTTGAACAGCAGTTCCCGGCTAACTTTATTTCCGAGGCTGTGGATCAGACAAGAGGCTGGTTCTATTCCCTTCTTGCCATCTCCACCCTTATTTTCAATCAGGCGCCCTATAAGAATGTTATCGTTCTTGGCCACGTCCAGGATGAGAATGGTCAGAAGATGAGTAAGTCAAAGGGCAATGCGGTGGATCCGTTTGATGCTCTTGAGACATATGGAGCCGATGCCATCCGTTGGTACTTCTATGTAAACAGTGCCCCATGGCTTCCAAACCGTTTCCATGGAAAAGCAGTTATGGAAGGACAGCGTAAGTTTATGGGTACTCTTTGGAATACCTATGCATTCTTTGTGCTCTACGCGAATATTGATGAATTTGACCCGACAAAATACTCTCTGGATTATGAAAAGCTTCCAGTCATGGATAAATGGCTGCTTTCCAAGTTAAATACACTGGTAAAAACAGTGGATACCTGCCTTGAGAACTATCAGATTCCAGAATCCGCAAGAGCTCTTCAGGAATTTGTAGATGATATGAGTAACTGGTATGTCCGCAGAAGCAGAGAGCGTTTCTGGGCAAAGGGAATGGAGCAGGATAAAATCAATGCTTATATGACTCTTTACACAGCCCTTGTGACCGTAAGTAAGATCGCAGCTCCTCTCATTCCATTTATGACCGAGCAGATTTATCAGAATCTGGTCTGCGCAGTGGATAAAACAGCACCGGAAAGCATTCACCTTTGCGATTATCCTGTTGCAGAAGAATCCTTTATCGACAAGCAGTTAGAAGTAGATATGGATGAAGTATTAAAAATCGTAGTAATGGGCCGTGCTGCAAGAAATACAGCTAACATCAAAAACCGTCAGCCTATCGGCCAGATGTTCGTAAAAGCACCTCACAGCCTGCCTGTTTTTTATCAGGAGATCATTGAGGAAGAGCTGAACGTGAAAAAGGTAGTATTTACCGATGATGTACGTGATTTCACTTCCTACAGCTTCAAGCCACAGTTAAAGACCGTAGGTCCAAAATACGGCAAACAGCTTGGAAGCATTAAAAATGCCCTTTCTGAAATCAACGGAAATGAGGCAATGGATACCTTAAATGAAACCGGAGCGCTCACCTTTACCTTTGACGGAACAGAAGTAGTGCTCACCAAAGAAGATTTACTCATTGATACCGCTCAGACAGAAGGATATGTATCTGAGGGAGATAATACCATAACCGTAGTACTGGATACCAATCTGACACCAGAGCTTTTAGCAGAAGGCTTTGTGCGTGAGCTGATCAGCAAGATTCAGACCATGCGTAAGGAAGCTGGTTTTGAAGTCATGGATCACATTTTGGTGTACAGTAAGGACAATGAAGCCATTGAAGGAATCTTAAAGGACAACGAAGAGGAAGTAAAGAGCGAGGTCCTTGCAGACAGCATTCAATTTGGAACAGCAGCCGGATATGTGAAAGAATGGAACATTAACGGGGAAAACGTGACCTTAGGAGTGGAAAAGATTCAGTAA
- a CDS encoding glycogen/starch/alpha-glucan phosphorylase yields MGMGFDKETFKKSVLFNMKNVFRRTVDEATKEQMYQAVAYAVKDVIIDEWIATHKEYEKQDVKTLYYLSMEFLMGRALGNNIINIMAQPEVKEVLDELGFDLNAIEDQEPDPALGNGGLGRLAACFLDSLATLGYPAYGCGIRYRYGMFKQKIENGYQLEVPDDWLKNGYPFEIRRAEYATEVKFGGYVNTVWENGKERFVQEGYQSVRAVPYDMPIVGYGNNVVNTLRIWDAEAINTFSLDSFDKGDYQKAVEQQNLAKTIVEVLYPNDNHYAGKELRLKQQYFFISASVQRAVKKYMEAHEDIHKFYEKTVFQLNDTHPTVAVPELMRILLDEYGLGWDEAWEITTKTCAYTNHTIMSEALEKWPIELFSRLLPRIYQIVEEINRRFQLTIMEMYPGNQDKVKSMAIIYDGQVRMANLAIVGGFSVNGVARLHTEILKNQELKDFYQMMPDKFNNKTNGITQRRFLLHGNPLLADWVTKKIGKDWIVDLPHIHRLAVYAEDPKCQQEFMDIKYQNKVRLADYIREHNGIEIDPRSIFDVQVKRLHEYKRQLLNILHVMYLYNQLKDNPNLEMVPRTFIFGAKAAAGYKRAKLTIKLINAVAEVINNDRSINGKIKVVFIEDYKVSNAEIIFAAADVSEQISTASKEASGTGNMKFMLNGALTLGTMDGANVEIVEEVGSDYAFIFGMTSDEVIRYEKEGGYDPMEIFNQDYEIRRVLMQLINGYYSPEDPELFRDIYNSLLNTISSDRADTYFILKDFKSYAEARSRIASAYQDEAWWAKAAILNVASSGKFTSDRTITEYVNDIWHLSKVKVELEE; encoded by the coding sequence ATGGGCATGGGATTTGATAAGGAAACCTTTAAAAAAAGCGTTCTCTTTAATATGAAGAACGTGTTTCGCAGGACAGTAGATGAGGCGACGAAAGAGCAGATGTACCAGGCAGTTGCCTATGCAGTAAAAGATGTGATTATCGATGAATGGATCGCGACCCATAAGGAGTATGAAAAGCAGGATGTAAAAACGCTTTACTATCTTTCCATGGAATTTTTAATGGGCCGTGCACTTGGAAACAATATCATTAACATTATGGCGCAGCCAGAGGTAAAGGAAGTTTTAGATGAGCTGGGCTTTGATTTAAACGCCATTGAAGACCAGGAGCCGGACCCGGCTCTTGGCAATGGCGGCCTTGGCCGTCTTGCGGCCTGCTTTTTAGACTCCCTGGCAACTCTTGGCTATCCGGCATACGGATGCGGAATCCGCTATCGTTATGGTATGTTTAAACAGAAGATCGAGAATGGATACCAGTTAGAGGTGCCGGATGACTGGCTGAAAAATGGCTATCCATTTGAAATCCGCCGTGCCGAATATGCCACCGAAGTAAAATTCGGCGGTTACGTCAATACTGTATGGGAAAATGGAAAGGAACGTTTTGTGCAGGAGGGATATCAGTCCGTCCGTGCCGTGCCTTATGACATGCCCATTGTAGGCTATGGAAACAATGTGGTGAATACCCTTCGTATATGGGATGCAGAAGCCATCAACACCTTTAGCCTGGATTCCTTTGATAAAGGCGATTATCAAAAGGCTGTGGAGCAGCAAAACCTGGCAAAGACCATTGTAGAAGTCTTATATCCCAATGACAACCACTATGCTGGAAAAGAATTACGCTTAAAGCAGCAGTATTTCTTTATCTCTGCAAGCGTTCAAAGAGCCGTGAAAAAATATATGGAAGCCCATGAGGACATCCATAAGTTCTATGAAAAGACCGTATTCCAGCTTAATGATACCCACCCGACCGTAGCCGTTCCAGAGCTCATGCGAATCCTTCTTGATGAGTATGGCCTGGGCTGGGATGAGGCATGGGAGATCACCACAAAGACCTGTGCATACACCAACCACACCATTATGTCGGAAGCTCTTGAAAAATGGCCCATTGAGCTGTTTTCCAGACTCCTTCCAAGAATCTATCAGATTGTAGAAGAAATAAACCGCCGGTTCCAGCTAACGATCATGGAGATGTATCCCGGCAATCAGGATAAAGTAAAAAGCATGGCAATCATCTATGACGGGCAGGTCCGCATGGCTAATCTGGCCATTGTAGGCGGCTTTTCCGTCAACGGAGTTGCAAGGCTTCATACAGAGATTTTAAAGAATCAGGAATTAAAAGATTTTTATCAGATGATGCCGGATAAATTCAACAACAAAACAAACGGCATTACCCAAAGACGGTTCCTTCTTCATGGAAATCCTCTCCTTGCGGACTGGGTGACAAAGAAGATCGGGAAGGACTGGATTGTTGACCTTCCTCACATCCACCGCCTGGCCGTTTATGCAGAGGATCCTAAATGCCAGCAGGAATTTATGGATATCAAGTATCAGAACAAGGTCCGTCTGGCAGACTATATCAGGGAACATAACGGAATCGAGATAGACCCAAGATCCATCTTTGATGTACAGGTGAAGCGGCTTCATGAGTATAAACGCCAGCTGCTAAACATACTTCATGTTATGTACTTATACAATCAGTTAAAGGATAATCCAAATTTGGAGATGGTTCCAAGAACCTTTATCTTTGGAGCCAAAGCAGCCGCCGGATATAAGAGAGCGAAGCTGACCATAAAACTGATCAATGCAGTTGCTGAGGTAATCAACAATGACCGGAGTATTAATGGCAAGATCAAAGTAGTTTTTATTGAAGATTATAAGGTTTCCAATGCAGAAATTATTTTTGCGGCGGCTGATGTCAGCGAGCAGATTTCCACAGCCAGTAAGGAAGCCTCTGGTACCGGCAACATGAAATTTATGTTAAACGGCGCTCTCACTCTTGGAACTATGGATGGAGCCAATGTGGAAATTGTAGAGGAAGTGGGAAGTGATTATGCCTTCATCTTTGGCATGACCTCGGATGAAGTGATCCGTTATGAAAAAGAAGGCGGATACGACCCCATGGAAATCTTCAATCAGGATTATGAGATCCGCCGGGTGCTTATGCAGCTGATTAACGGCTACTATTCCCCGGAAGACCCGGAGCTGTTCCGCGACATTTATAATTCCTTATTAAATACCATAAGCAGTGACCGGGCAGATACCTATTTTATCCTGAAGGATTTTAAGTCCTACGCAGAGGCAAGAAGCAGAATCGCTTCTGCATACCAGGATGAAGCATGGTGGGCCAAGGCAGCGATTTTAAATGTAGCCTCAAGCGGCAAATTCACCTCAGACCGAACCATAACAGAATATGTCAATGATATCTGGCACTTAAGTAAGGTAAAAGTTGAGCTGGAAGAATAA
- a CDS encoding SpoIID/LytB domain-containing protein produces the protein MVKKITMACIIALLFPYIITLAWTGKIEEKKSFPLEMSGKTIILDRKGASSSMDVEEYLPGVVAKQMPADYGKEALRAQAIIARTYIYGKMNGKNEINESELHMEYLEKKQMERLWGSESFVASYTLIEDAVRSTSKMVMTYNDTLIDPLFHRASTGKTRKGDDNHPYLQPVECKRDVEAEGYLSVNELSKEDFAGKINQIAGDVPVKADQIPGSIQIISRDEGGYVGQIQIGTKTYSGEDIQRALGLPSTSYSFEEYEGRIRIVCQGIGHGYGMSQFGAKCKADEGWTAEKILSYFYKNIVINPV, from the coding sequence ATGGTGAAAAAAATAACAATGGCATGCATCATCGCTCTGTTATTTCCTTATATAATAACTTTGGCCTGGACGGGTAAAATAGAAGAAAAAAAGAGCTTTCCTTTGGAAATGAGCGGAAAGACCATTATCCTTGATAGAAAAGGCGCATCTTCGTCCATGGATGTGGAAGAATATCTCCCGGGAGTTGTGGCAAAACAGATGCCAGCTGACTATGGAAAAGAAGCCTTAAGAGCCCAGGCAATCATTGCAAGGACTTATATCTATGGTAAAATGAATGGCAAAAATGAAATTAACGAATCAGAGCTTCACATGGAGTACCTGGAAAAAAAACAGATGGAGCGGCTTTGGGGCAGCGAATCATTTGTGGCAAGCTATACACTCATTGAGGATGCCGTGCGCTCTACGTCAAAGATGGTTATGACCTATAACGATACCTTGATAGATCCCCTGTTTCATCGTGCCAGCACTGGTAAGACAAGAAAGGGAGATGATAATCACCCTTATCTGCAGCCTGTTGAATGCAAAAGAGATGTGGAAGCAGAGGGATATTTATCGGTGAATGAATTAAGCAAAGAAGATTTTGCAGGAAAAATCAATCAGATAGCAGGAGATGTGCCGGTAAAGGCAGATCAGATTCCAGGAAGCATTCAGATTATCAGCCGGGATGAAGGCGGCTATGTGGGACAGATTCAGATTGGTACCAAAACATACAGCGGAGAAGATATCCAGCGTGCCCTTGGGCTGCCGTCCACTTCCTATTCCTTTGAAGAATATGAGGGAAGAATCCGCATTGTATGCCAGGGAATCGGCCATGGATACGGCATGAGCCAGTTCGGGGCAAAATGCAAAGCAGACGAGGGGTGGACCGCAGAAAAAATTCTCTCATATTTTTATAAAAATATTGTGATTAATCCTGTATAA
- a CDS encoding peptidoglycan DD-metalloendopeptidase family protein, producing MKERIGQMFKDKVFLVLLVLGLLTIVAAAGVITVQRGNGGGESPYLKVPDQSNMIVQESVPQETQVAVAGDSNATKSKEEMQAVDSAKATAKQETQAPAVKAGTDKNAAKSMVLNFTDATRMTWPVKGNVILDYSMDSTIYFPTLDQYKCNPGVVIQGDVSTPVVAPANAKVKEIGANEEIGNYVVLDMGNKYTAVCGQLKEMQVKENEYVKEGQVLGYVAEPTKYYSVEGANIFFEITHEDKAIDPLNQMK from the coding sequence GTGAAAGAGAGAATAGGTCAAATGTTCAAGGATAAAGTATTCCTTGTCCTGTTGGTTCTAGGCCTGCTGACTATAGTAGCTGCAGCAGGAGTTATTACTGTACAAAGAGGAAATGGTGGAGGAGAAAGCCCTTATCTCAAAGTTCCGGATCAGAGCAATATGATTGTTCAGGAATCAGTTCCCCAGGAAACACAAGTAGCCGTTGCAGGAGATTCCAATGCAACCAAGAGCAAAGAAGAAATGCAGGCAGTTGATTCAGCAAAAGCAACTGCAAAGCAGGAAACACAGGCACCAGCAGTAAAAGCCGGAACAGACAAAAATGCTGCAAAGTCTATGGTACTTAATTTTACCGATGCAACCAGAATGACATGGCCGGTAAAGGGAAATGTCATTTTAGACTACAGCATGGATTCCACCATCTACTTCCCAACTCTGGACCAGTATAAATGCAATCCAGGCGTTGTGATCCAGGGAGATGTGAGCACACCGGTTGTCGCACCAGCTAATGCTAAGGTGAAAGAAATCGGAGCCAATGAAGAAATTGGTAACTACGTTGTTCTTGATATGGGCAACAAATATACTGCTGTCTGCGGTCAGTTAAAAGAGATGCAGGTAAAGGAAAATGAATATGTGAAAGAAGGTCAGGTATTAGGCTATGTGGCTGAACCTACCAAGTATTATTCCGTAGAAGGAGCAAACATATTCTTCGAAATTACCCATGAGGACAAAGCCATTGATCCTCTGAATCAGATGAAATAA
- a CDS encoding CBS domain-containing protein, translating to MNILFFLTPKNEVAYIYEDDSLRQALEKMEYHKYSAIPVINRTGKYVGTITEGDMLWGIKNKLNLSLKESERVTVAAIDRRSDNRPVYADSDMEGLIDKALKQNFVPVVDDQKNFIGIITRKDIIRYFYEKSQEVQKLAVKSQSVIGNEY from the coding sequence ATGAACATATTATTTTTTTTAACACCTAAGAACGAAGTGGCTTATATTTACGAGGATGATTCTCTGCGCCAGGCGCTGGAGAAGATGGAGTATCATAAGTACTCAGCCATACCTGTTATTAATCGTACGGGGAAATACGTTGGTACCATAACTGAAGGGGACATGCTTTGGGGGATTAAGAACAAGCTGAATCTAAGCCTGAAAGAATCAGAGCGGGTAACTGTGGCGGCCATTGACAGAAGATCTGACAATCGTCCGGTCTATGCGGATTCTGATATGGAAGGCTTAATCGATAAAGCACTAAAGCAAAATTTCGTCCCTGTGGTAGATGACCAGAAGAATTTCATCGGGATAATTACACGCAAGGATATTATCCGCTATTTCTATGAAAAGTCTCAGGAAGTACAAAAACTGGCGGTGAAAAGCCAGTCAGTGATTGGAAATGAATATTAA